The Pedobacter cryoconitis genome has a window encoding:
- a CDS encoding glycosyltransferase family protein — MKILYAIQGTGNGHISRAREIVPLLQQHGDVELLISGTQADVKLSQQVAYQLHGFSFIFGKKGGVDHYETWKSMNLPRFVKDMRQLPLKNYDLILNDFEPVTAWACKLKGVESVGLSHQASFQSKKVPKPKSIDWAQLVMKYYAPSTHYVGFHFKEYDDFIHTPVIRSEIRNLQTSNLGHYTVYLPAIADEMLVPILKQIPHVQWQVFSKHTKTSFTDGNVQVRPVNNEQFNLSMASCEGLFTGGGFEGPAEALFLGKKLLVVPMKFQYEQQCNAYALQQMGLPVIWGSNKNWLPVIQKWVLQPQTHQFNFPDETADVIEKVVSQFAR, encoded by the coding sequence ATGAAGATACTTTATGCTATTCAAGGTACAGGAAACGGTCATATCAGCCGCGCACGTGAAATCGTGCCTTTATTACAACAGCACGGCGATGTAGAATTATTAATCAGTGGTACACAGGCTGATGTTAAATTGAGTCAGCAAGTGGCTTATCAGCTTCATGGTTTTAGTTTTATTTTCGGTAAAAAGGGTGGGGTAGACCATTACGAAACCTGGAAGTCAATGAATCTTCCGCGGTTTGTAAAAGATATGCGTCAGCTCCCACTTAAAAACTACGATCTTATTTTAAATGATTTTGAACCTGTTACGGCATGGGCTTGTAAATTAAAAGGGGTGGAAAGTGTGGGCTTAAGCCATCAGGCATCTTTTCAGTCGAAGAAAGTTCCAAAGCCTAAAAGTATAGACTGGGCACAATTAGTAATGAAATACTATGCGCCATCAACCCATTATGTGGGTTTTCATTTCAAAGAATACGACGATTTTATCCATACACCAGTTATCCGTTCAGAGATCAGAAACTTGCAGACGAGTAACCTGGGGCACTATACAGTCTATTTGCCGGCAATTGCTGATGAAATGCTGGTGCCGATTTTGAAACAAATTCCCCATGTACAATGGCAGGTTTTCTCTAAACATACGAAGACAAGTTTTACAGACGGAAATGTTCAGGTGCGTCCTGTCAATAATGAACAGTTTAATCTGAGTATGGCAAGTTGTGAAGGCTTATTTACAGGCGGTGGCTTTGAAGGGCCTGCTGAAGCTTTGTTTCTGGGTAAAAAACTGCTGGTTGTCCCGATGAAATTTCAATACGAGCAACAGTGTAATGCTTATGCTTTACAGCAAATGGGTTTGCCTGTGATCTGGGGATCTAATAAAAACTGGCTGCCTGTGATTCAGAAATGGGTACTTCAGCCGCAAACGCATCAATTTAATTTTCCTGATGAGACTGCTGATGTGATTGAAAAAGTTGTCAGCCAGTTTGCCAGATAA
- a CDS encoding DUF6427 family protein produces the protein MRISILINPPVRLNFEFMEPYAKFLIQIPIGDNFSVITNILLAGILVFIQAIIFNRIVNNHTLLAKPSFLPALLYITGASLFDPFLILSPVLISNFMLILIMDKLLKIGKSPNAIMIMFDIGLFIAVGTLIYFPFVMMLLLIWLSLLLYRSFNWREWVSGLVGFLTIIFFLAVFYYWNDNLGMFYKIWLPLKNKFPSMFRIRYNDYLVLVPVGITMVLASIQLRENFFRSFISTRKAFQMLFFMFLIAILSVYTKSNFKLYHFLLCVPPGAVLLAYYFSNATKRWFYESLFVILVLTIQFFLFV, from the coding sequence ATGCGGATCTCGATTTTGATCAATCCACCAGTACGGTTGAATTTTGAGTTTATGGAGCCGTATGCCAAGTTTTTGATTCAAATTCCTATAGGTGATAATTTTTCGGTGATTACCAACATTCTGCTGGCCGGTATTTTGGTTTTTATACAAGCGATTATCTTTAACAGGATCGTTAATAACCATACTTTACTCGCAAAACCAAGCTTTCTCCCTGCTTTACTCTATATCACAGGAGCCAGTTTATTCGATCCTTTTCTTATTCTCAGTCCTGTGCTGATCTCGAATTTCATGCTGATCCTGATCATGGATAAACTATTGAAAATTGGTAAATCGCCCAATGCAATCATGATTATGTTTGATATCGGGCTCTTTATCGCAGTGGGCACACTGATTTATTTCCCTTTTGTGATGATGCTTTTGCTGATCTGGCTGAGTTTACTGTTATACCGCTCTTTTAACTGGCGGGAATGGGTTTCCGGACTGGTAGGTTTTCTGACGATTATCTTTTTTCTGGCTGTTTTCTATTACTGGAACGACAACCTGGGGATGTTTTACAAAATATGGCTTCCTTTAAAAAATAAGTTTCCATCCATGTTCAGGATCAGGTATAATGATTACCTGGTGCTGGTTCCGGTAGGGATCACGATGGTACTGGCTTCTATACAGTTGCGGGAAAATTTCTTCAGGAGTTTTATCAGTACCAGGAAAGCCTTTCAAATGCTGTTTTTCATGTTTCTGATTGCGATTTTAAGTGTTTATACGAAGTCGAATTTTAAACTTTACCACTTTTTACTTTGTGTGCCGCCGGGTGCAGTTTTGCTGGCTTACTATTTTTCGAATGCGACAAAACGATGGTTTTATGAAAGCCTGTTTGTTATTTTAGTCTTAACGATACAGTTCTTTTTATTTGTTTAA